GCCGAACAGCACGGCCAGGAAGGGCAGGTTGACGCGCCGGCCGATGAGTTTCGGGCGGATGAATTTGTCGACCATGAAGAGTTCGAACGCGCCCCAGCAGAACAGGCCCAGTGCCGCGCCGGAATGTCCCTGGCCCAGCAGCAGCAACGACACGAGCGTGAACGACAGCGGCGCGCCGCCCGGTACGAGGGCGAGATAGCCGGTGAAGACGGCCAGCAGCGCCGGTGCCGGCGCGCCCGCGATGGCATAGGCGGCGCCGAGCACGCAGCCTTCGAGGATGGCGACGGAGACGAGGCCCAGCGCCGTGCCGCGCACGGACAGCGGGAACACGCGGCGCAGCATCGGGTACTGGCGCGGCAACGCGCGCATGCCGGCGGTGTCGACGTGGCGGATGGCGGCCGGGCCGTGCAGGTACAGCACGAACAAGGTGAGCAGGGCGAGGAACAGGTACAGCGCGTTGGCGAGGATCGTCGAGCCCCAGATGCGCGCGGCGCCCGTCAGGTGCGGGGCGAAGTCGCCGGCCGCGCTGCCGACGAGGCGATTCAGGCCGCCGGGCAAGGCAAGGTGTTCGTTCCACCAGCGGGTGGCGTGTTCGGCGACGAGGGGCAGCTGCGCGAGCCACGCGGGCACGGGCACGCCCGTCTCGTTCGCGCGCGCAAGGAAGCGCTGCACGCCGGCCAGCTCGCCGCCGAGCGTATCCACCAGCAGCAGCGACGGGCCGACGAAACCGAGGATGAGCAGGCCGACGAGGCAGGCGGCACTGGCGGCGGGCGGCCAGCCGCGCGACTGCAGGCGCAGGTGCGCGGGCCAGGTGATGACGGCGAGCAGGCCGGCCCAGGCCAGCGCGCCGAGGAAGTGTTGCAGGAGTACGGCAAGCGCCAGCGCGAACAGCGCCGGCGCCACGAACCGGGTTGCGCGCCGGTCCGTCATGCCGTCTGCAAGGCCGCGATGCGGTCCTCGCATGAGGGGTGGCTGCTGAACAGGGCCAGCACGCCGTTGCCGGCGATGCCGGACGCGGCCAGGTTCTTCGGCAGGTCCGCGTGCTCCATGCCACCCAGGCGCCGCAGCGCGGCGATCATCGGACGCGGCGTGCCCAGGATCCGCGCGGCGCCGCGGTCGGCGCGGTATTCGCGCTTGCGCGAGAACCACGCCACGATGATGCTGGCCACGAGGCCGAACAGCAGGTCGCACACGACCGACGTGATCGTGAACGCGATGCCGGGGCCGCGCTCCTCGCCGTCGCGGCGCAGGAACTGGTCGACGGCATACGCGACGACGCGGGCCAGGAAGATCACGAACGTGTTCACGACGCCCTGGATCAGCGTGAGCGTCACCATGTCGCCGTTCGCCACGTGCGCCACTTCGTGCGCCAGCACGGCCTCCACTTCCTCATGCGTCATCGAAGCGAGCAGGCCGGTCGACACGGCGACGAGCGACGCGTTCTTCGTCGCACCCGTGGCGAACGCGTTGGGCGCGCCTTCGTAGA
This genomic stretch from Massilia putida harbors:
- a CDS encoding AI-2E family transporter translates to MTDRRATRFVAPALFALALAVLLQHFLGALAWAGLLAVITWPAHLRLQSRGWPPAASAACLVGLLILGFVGPSLLLVDTLGGELAGVQRFLARANETGVPVPAWLAQLPLVAEHATRWWNEHLALPGGLNRLVGSAAGDFAPHLTGAARIWGSTILANALYLFLALLTLFVLYLHGPAAIRHVDTAGMRALPRQYPMLRRVFPLSVRGTALGLVSVAILEGCVLGAAYAIAGAPAPALLAVFTGYLALVPGGAPLSFTLVSLLLLGQGHSGAALGLFCWGAFELFMVDKFIRPKLIGRRVNLPFLAVLFGLLGGVSTLGVIGLFAGPFMMAILFEWLRADDADCRMTRKVKTAPS
- the htpX gene encoding protease HtpX gives rise to the protein MKRILLFLATNLAIMLVLGITASLLGVDRYLTAKGLNLSALLVFAGLMGFDGAFISLWLSKPIAKWSTGARVIEQPSTPTERWLLDTVANQAGRAGIPTPEVAIYEGAPNAFATGATKNASLVAVSTGLLASMTHEEVEAVLAHEVAHVANGDMVTLTLIQGVVNTFVIFLARVVAYAVDQFLRRDGEERGPGIAFTITSVVCDLLFGLVASIIVAWFSRKREYRADRGAARILGTPRPMIAALRRLGGMEHADLPKNLAASGIAGNGVLALFSSHPSCEDRIAALQTA